The Periplaneta americana isolate PAMFEO1 chromosome 9, P.americana_PAMFEO1_priV1, whole genome shotgun sequence genome contains a region encoding:
- the LOC138706099 gene encoding uncharacterized protein, with protein MEKSEENQFMKRRGTADGAGERFEVMVIALLFVRGHNRCHSFRIASNMEDCGTFDDVIFQYKLQDSWYTSFLQLKHKKSPSLPLKSFHITGNDFDLFKYLQSYHTILQRFSPTTNHLVFAANLDHCSFFLYTNAVFNTKRQLKHGTFLYDDIHNSGGSDGFVFGFSEDNKEDKFVIALFKDLQHCQQSIRNIYERIGDKQVLDDSLLLEIEELVKTVKISEIKDLIKSFRNKPTKINLKTFLQETDYISSIDIFLKNIQVIDGQAGVEELNDVIKQEIYEACGTDQHETNEIFNELIKHTETWWRRGTEYLTEDSQFWGDIMKSRGNRVAQLSAQKLQQLDRLSIRFRYPEQIPLNASVINVVAERGCSLLSCVKVRQLLDATGETKYLFIDLPLLEHKEKEVLSLWPTRWCDILVVDCGDNERGSAVVLYNKLRHKSKLVLVTSDVVQDIENVHLDVCDFEQLDEKTQKRLFEESVTFQGHVVQFGMLTEGNDEVIKAVNGKLILELLCRSECPEFGKLLNSLEFFYIERRVIPHGYADKSASIPKNLWEIHKRIFLLTAEPGMGKSAFMTHMALETKETDPSSWIISVNLNEHSADLDKLSESNCSVEQAVEFLWKVASIHCGCNFELLLFRHAVQTSGKSVVLLDAFDEISPAYTEKTLQLIKAISKTRVGKLCVAFRPVVREMLESVLRVKSYTLSPLSRQERTEVLYALWKHCANLLQIQSLMLNIPEKEIKEIRSIYGIRFENDDPDENIKQLVLNMLTEGANAFSTDFWSIPLHISLLATVYESHVIVSMNDGSMYVPGKFDIIKLYTDFVEKKLKIYCHEKKDEIQELSAVLDDNEILREQFMENHAVAGVLALLPPDLIRELHDKRLESKFEKFLKRIEMGKEKRGVIMLVIAGKPYIVHQTFAEYFAAIWFSSNYHENISVLQAIYFVKNYEVFREMFDRILAQNNPLHQHILDHNPEEILAVVSENITTVDSGGRTALHIAVLYQNFSFGCVAPLSHCTLIDILLHYGALVTPVDNIFGLTPIQYADRMGNDLALGELFRVLDFDPTSMDLLTLCQHAACYCDVTLRKSTDARMGLLVAAQFGILDIALLLMKAGVDVNCRDTYGKTPLHLAAQNGHYELVQILIEKGHADISVSDRFGVNVIDVATKRVKNLNKNMVPHSRKCVMYYSEMDNILLPYRNWRLFQSYYTPEYTRLRFHRMASSRCYLSIYRHLFVPSLERKYASWILRYLETIATK; from the coding sequence ATGGAAAAgagtgaagaaaaccagtttatGAAGAGGAGAGGGACTGCTGACGGGGCAGGAGAGCGATTTGAAGTCATGGTGATAGCTCTGCTTTTCGTGAGAGGACACAACAGATGTCACAGTTTTCGAATCGCCTCCAACATGGAGGACTGTGGTACCTTCGATGATGTCATCTTCCAGTATAAGCTACAAGACTCCTGGTACACCAGCTTTCTGCAGCTAAAGCACAAGAAGAGTCCATCATTACCTCTCAAGTCCTTTCATATAACAGGCAATGATTTCGACCTCTTCAAATATTTGCAGTCCTACCACACCATTCTTCAGCGTTTCTCGCCGACCACTAATCATCTGGTGTTTGCTGCCAACTTGGATCACTGCTCCTTCTTTCTGTACACTAACGCAGTATTCAACACCAAGAGGCAACTGAAGCATGGGACATTTCTTTATGACGATATACACAACTCCGGAGGAAGTGATGGATTTGTCTTCGGATTCAGCGAAGACAACAAAGAGGACAAGTTCGTCATTGCACTCTTCAAAGACCTACAACACTGCCAACAATCCATAAGAAATATCTACGAAAGAATTGGAGATAAACAAGTTCTTGATGACTCATTGTTATTGGAGATAGAAGAGTTAGTCAAAACAGTTAAAATATCTGAGATCAAGGACTTGATTAAATCTTTTCGAAATAAACCCACAAAAATTAACCTGAAAACATTTTTACAAGAAACTGATTACATTTCGTCAATTGATATCTTTCTAAAAAATATTCAGGTTATTGATGGTCAAGCTGGAGTTGAAGAATTGAATGATGTAATCAAGCAAGAGATCTACGAGGCTTGTGGAACAGACCAACacgaaacaaatgaaatctttaatgAACTGATTAAGCATACTGAGACTTGGTGGAGACGTGGCACTGAGTATCTCACTGAGGACAGTCAATTTTGGGGCGACATTATGAAATCTAGAGGCAATCGGGTGGCTCAACTCTCTGCACAAAAATTGCAGCAATTGGATAGACTCAGTATCAGGTTTCGGTACCCAGAACAGATTCCCTTGAATGCTTCTGTGATTAATGTTGTTGCGGAAAGGGGCTGCTCATTATTGAGTTGTGTCAAAGTGCGGCAGCTATTGGATGCAACTGGTGAAACAAAATACCTCTTTATAGATCTTCCATTGCTTGAGCATAAGGAGAAAGAAGTGCTTTCACTGTGGCCAACCCGGTGGTGTGATATTCTTGTTGTTGATTGTGGAGACAATGAGAGAGGAAGTGCAGTCGTATTATACAATAAACTACGACATAAAAGCAAATTAGTACTTGTAACTAGTGATGTTGTACAAGACATCGAAAATGTTCATTTGGATGTTTGTGATTTCGAGCAGTTGGATGAGAAAACACAAAAACGACTCTTCGAAGAATCTGTTACCTTTCAGGGCCATGTAGTTCAATTCGGAATGTTAACTGAAGGTAATGATGAAGTAATAAAAGCAGTAAACGGCAAATTAATTCTGGAGCTACTGTGCAGAAGTGAGTGTCCAGAATTTGGAAAGTTACTCAACAGTctagaattcttttacattgaacGGAGAGTTATTCCCCATGGTTATGCTGATAAGTCTGCGTCTATTCCGAAAAATTTATGGGAGATACACAAAAGAATATTCCTTTTGACAGCAGAACCCGGAATGGGGAAGTCTGCATTTATGACCCACATGGCTCTTGAGACCAAAGAGACAGATCCGTCCTCTTGGATAATATCAGTCAACTTGAATGAACACTCAGCCGATCTAGACAAACTCAGCGAATCCAACTGTTCTGTTGAGCAAGCAGTAGAATTCCTCTGGAAAGTGGCAAGTATCCACTGTGGGTGTAATTTTGAGCTGTTGCTCTTCAGGCATGCTGTACAGACATCTGGAAAATCTGTCGTATTACTGGATGCATTTGACGAGATCAGTCCCGCATACACAGAAAAGACCTTGCAGCTTATTAAAGCTATTTCCAAAACTAGAGTGGGAAAATTGTGTGTGGCGTTTCGTCCTGTTGTGAGGGAAATGCTGGAATCTGTGTTGAGAGTGAAATCATACACACTGTCACCTCTTTCGAGGCAGGAACGCACTGAAGTTCTATACGCACTGTGGAAACATTGTGCGAACTTACTGCAAATACAAAGTCTGATGTTAAATATTCCTGAAAAAGAGATAAAAGAAATACGGAGCATTTATGGTATTCGTTTTGAGAACGATGACCCTGACGAAAATATCAAACAGTTAGTGCTAAATATGCTGACTGAGGGAGCAAATGCATTTAGCACAGATTTCTGGTCAATACCATTACACATATCTCTCTTAGCCACCGTATATGAGTCTCATGTCATTGTTTCTATGAATGATGGTAGTATGTATGTGCCGGGAAAATTTGACATCATCAAATTGTATACTGATTTTGTTGAAAAGAAACTGAAGATATACTGCCATGAGAAGAAGGATGAAATTCAGGAATTGTCAGCCGTTTTAGATGATAATGAAATCCTCAGAGAACAGTTCATGGAGAACCATGCTGTGGCTGGTGTCCTCGCTTTATTACCACCTGATCTAATAAGAGAATTGCATGACAAACGACTAGAGTCTAAATTTGAGAAGTTTTTGAAACGAATTGAAATGGGGAAGGAAAAAAGAGGAgttattatgttagtcatagcAGGTAAACCATACATCGTGCATCAAACCTTCGCTGAGTATTTTGCTGCAATTTGGTTTTCAAGTAATTATCATGAAAACATAAGCGTTTTGCAAGCAATCTATTTCGTTAAAAATTACGAAGTCTTTCGGGAAATGTTTGATAGAATACTAGCTCAAAACAATCCTTTGCATCAACACATTCTCGACCACAATCCTGAGGAGATACTTGCAGTTGTCTCTGAAAATATAACAACTGTTGATTCTGGGGGAAGGACTGCTCTTCACATCGCTGTTCTCTATCAGAACTTCTCCTTCGGATGTGTAGCGCCTCTATCTCACTGCACTCTTATTGACATCCTGCTACATTATGGTGCCTTAGTAACGCCAGTGGATAACATATTTGGCCTGACACCAATTCAGTATGCAGATCGAATGGGAAATGATTTGGCATTGGGTGAATTGTTCCGAGTGTTGGACTTCGACCCTACATCCATGGACTTGTTGACCCTCTGCCAACATGCGGCCTGCTATTGTGACGTCACTCTACGGAAGAGTACAGATGCAAGGATGGGTCTCCTTGTGGCTGCTCAATTCGGCATTTTGGATATTGCTCTTTTGTTGATGAAAGCAGGAGTGGATGTTAATTGCAGAGACACATACGGAAAGACACCTCTTCATCTGGCTGCTCAAAATGGCCACTATGAATTAGTACAAATATTGATAGAGAAAGGACATGCAGACATAAGCGTTAGTGATAGATTTGG